In the genome of Tsukamurella paurometabola DSM 20162, the window TGCGGTCGCGGTGAGCACGGCCGCGTCGGTCGTCGCCGACGGCAACGTCGCGGACCGGGTCAGGATCGACATGTCCGACCGCTTCAGCTTGAGCACCACGGTCCGTGCTCCGCGCCCGTCCTTGCGCAACCGGCGCACCGCGTGCTCGGCGCTGCGATCGATCTCGCGGCGCAGCGCATTCATCGTGGTCACGTCGACCTCCAGCGTGTGCTCGGCGCTGATCGACTTGGCCCCCGTACGCGTCTCGATCGGCCGGTCGTCCTGACCCCGCGCCAACCTATGCAGCGCCGGGCCCAGCGTGACACCCAATACCGACACCACCTCGACCTCGCTCATCGCCGCGAACTGTCCGATGGTCTCGATCCCCAACCGCGACAACCGCTCCCCCGCCACCGGACCGATCCCCCACAGCTTGCGCACCGGGAGCGGATACAACACCGTCTCCTGCGCGGCGGGCGGGATCACCGACACCCCGTCGGGCTTGGCGAGACCCGATGCGATCTTCGCCGCCTGTTTCCCCGCGCCCGCCCCGACCGACGCGATGAGTCCCGTCGCCGCACGGATCCGCGCGCGCAACTCCTCGGCGAAGGCCACCACCTCGGCCGAGGATGCCCCCGCCAGCTCGGCGGGCTCGCCGAAGGCCTCGTCGAAAGACAACGTCTCGACCACGGGAATCAGTTCACGCACCGTGGCGAACACCCGGCGACTCACCGTCCCGTACAGGGCGCCGCGAGGCGGCAACACCACCGCGGGAGCGCCGACCAGCCTGCGCGCCTGATGCATCGGCATCGCGGACCGGGCGCCGTAGACCCGCGCCTCATAGGAGCACCCTGCGACCACACCCCGGCCGCCGAGCCCGCCCACCAGCACGGGACGCCCGCGCAGGGTGGGTCGGGTCAGCTGCTCACAGGACGCGAAGAACGCGTCCATGTCGAAATGCAGCACCCACCGGGCGCTGGCATCAGACGCGGGTGAGCCGGCCTCGGACACCATCGCCCAGATCCACACTGTCGGGCGCAGCACCATCCAGAGCGGCGAACTCCAGCGACGTGGCCAGCACCTCACCCGCGATCAGATCCTTGTGGGTCTGCGCGGCTGCCAGGTGCTCGGCCGGCACGTCCAGGACCAGAGAGATCCGGTCGCTCACATCGAGCCCCGCGGTGCGCCGCGCCTCCTGCAGCTCACGGATGCGGTCCTTGGCCCAGCCCTCGGCCTCCAACTCGTCGTCCACCGACAGATCGAGCACCACGAGCCCGGCACCGTCGGGCAGCTCCGCGGTGGAGTCGGGCGCGGCGGCGACCAGCTTGCGCGTGTACTCGCCATCCTGCAGGGCGATGCCCGCGGCGGTCACGACCCCGTCGGCCACGGTGTAGTCGCCGGACTTCACGGCCTTGATCACCGTCTGCACGTCCTTGCCCAGACGCGGGCCCGCGGCACGCGCGTTCACGGCGATCTCGACCCGGCCGTACCGATCGGCATCGGAGGAGACCTGCACGTCGCGGACATTCACCTCGTCGGCGATGATCGACGCGAACGGGGCGAGCTTCTCCGCCTCCGGCCCGGCCACCGTCAGCGAATGCAGCGGCAATCGCACGCGCAGCTTGTTCGCCTTGCGCACCGACGACGCCACGGAGCAGACGTCGCGCACCTCGTCCATCGCCGCGACCAGCTCGGGGTCCGCCGGCAGGTCCGTCTCCGAAGGCCAATCGGTCAGGTGCACCGACTCGCCGCCCGTGAGGCCGCGCCACATGGCCTCCGTGGCCATGGGGAGCAGCGGCGCCGCCAGCCGGCAGACCGTCTCCAGCACGGTGTAGAGCGTGTCGAAGGCACCGTCGTCCGCGCCGTCCCAGAACCGGGCCCGCGAGCGACGCACGTACCAATTGGTCAGCGCGTCGACGAACAGTCGCAGCTCCTCGCAGGCGTCGGCGATGTTGCACGTGTCGAGCGCCTCGGTCATCGCGTCGCGGGTCTGCGCCAGCTTCGCGAGGATGTACCGGTCCAACACGTCCTCGGAGTCCGTGCGCCAGGTGGCCGGCTTCTCCGCGTACAGCTGCAGGAACGAGTAGGCATTCCACAGCGGCAGCAGCGTCTGCCGCACGCCGTCGCGGATGCCCTGCTCGGTGACCACCAGGTTGCCGCCGCGCAGGATGGGCGAGGCCATGAGGAACCAGCGCATGGTGTCGGAGCCGTCGCGGTTGAACACCTCGTTGACATCGGGGTAGTTCCGCTTGCTCTTCGACATCTTCAGCCCGTCGTGGCCGAGCACGATGCCGTGCGCCGCGACCGTGCGGAAGGCGGCGCTGTCGAACAGCGCCGTCGCCAGCACATGCAGGTTGTAGAACCAGCCCTTGGTCTGGCCGTTGTACTCGACGATGAAGTCGCCCGGGAAGTGGCTGTCGAACCACTCCTG includes:
- a CDS encoding DNA polymerase IV, which encodes MVSEAGSPASDASARWVLHFDMDAFFASCEQLTRPTLRGRPVLVGGLGGRGVVAGCSYEARVYGARSAMPMHQARRLVGAPAVVLPPRGALYGTVSRRVFATVRELIPVVETLSFDEAFGEPAELAGASSAEVVAFAEELRARIRAATGLIASVGAGAGKQAAKIASGLAKPDGVSVIPPAAQETVLYPLPVRKLWGIGPVAGERLSRLGIETIGQFAAMSEVEVVSVLGVTLGPALHRLARGQDDRPIETRTGAKSISAEHTLEVDVTTMNALRREIDRSAEHAVRRLRKDGRGARTVVLKLKRSDMSILTRSATLPSATTDAAVLTATAQRLALDPVEIGGLRLVGVGFSGLSSVEQFTLFGDEAPAAEAAPVVADGADVVETTDDAAEPVVGWRTGMDVRHPEFGHGWVQGAGHGVLSVRFETRESGPGRMRSFRADDPDLREADPLDSLDWPAEHLRTDDED